Proteins encoded by one window of Rutidosis leptorrhynchoides isolate AG116_Rl617_1_P2 chromosome 7, CSIRO_AGI_Rlap_v1, whole genome shotgun sequence:
- the LOC139860219 gene encoding potassium channel KAT3-like — MGEMMSETRSPMPLLYRRHSSGEVLKNLASVSSSLLPAFGTVVGDDSPILKKYVIAPYDRRYRWWQAFLVMLVIYSAWSSPFELAFKEVATGSLMFVDLVVDLFFIIDIILTFFVAYLDQSTYLLVDDHKKIATRYVTHMMFPMDVASTLPFQSIYRLLIENLHSGQLFGFLNLLRLWRLRRVSELFSRLEKDTRFSYFWTRYIKLICVTLFAIHTAGCFYYWMATHHSPLEDTWLGSIILNFEDRSIWLGYTYSLYWSIVTLTTTGYGDLHAVNTGEKVFNFFYMFFNIGLTSYIIGNMTNLIVHSAVRTFVMRDSINEILRYASKNRLPEGLKEQMLAHMQLKFKTAELQQQEVLDGLPKAIRSSIAQHLFRKMVEKTYLFKGISEDLSSQLVIDLKAEYFPPKVEVILQNEIPTDFYIIVSGAMEVLTNRNGMEHFLTKLGPMDIFGEIGVFFNIPQPFTVRSKKLSQVVRISHHHFKQFVQPLNGDAKIIMSNFTQYLKDLDKEVQDEIPFLADLFCDLNIEQVTSLDESINHESSHYDDQEGSIPISNTLSRSFPLRVIIHGHHPDDKRKDTGKLVQLPESVTELLDLTEMKLGKRGSVILMKDGSQVEDIDVLRENDHLFIC; from the exons ATGGGAGAGATGATGTCGGAAACACGATCGCCTATGCCATTGTTATATCGACGACATTCAAGTGGTGAGGTGTTGAAGAACCTGGCCTCCGTTTCGAGTAGCCTCTTGCCTGCATTTGGAACTGTTGTTGGTGATGATTCTCCTATTCTTAAGAAATATGTTATTGCACCTTATGATCGTAGATATCG ATGGTGGCAAGCATTTCTGGTAATGCTAGTCATATACTCAGCTTGGTCATCCCCTTTCGAGCTAGCTTTCAAAGAGGTCGCTACAGGCTCTCTCATGTTCGTTGATCTAGTCGTCGATTTATTTTTCATCATCGATATCATCCTAACATTCTTCGTGGCTTACTTAGACCAATCAACATATCTTCTAGTCGACGATCACAAGAAAATCGCCACACG ATACGTCACACACATGATGTTCCCAATGGATGTCGCCTCTACGCTCCCATTCCAATCCATCTACCGCCTTTTAATAGAAAACCTCCATAGTGGACAGCTTTTTGGGTTCCTAAATCTTTTAAGACTTTGGCGTTTACGACGTGTCAGTGAGCTCTTCTCGAGATTGGAGAAAGATACTCGATTCAGCTACTTTTGGACTCGTTACATCAAACTTATTTGT gtAACATTATTCGCGATACACACGGCTGGATGTTTTTATTACTGGATGGCTACACACCATAGCCCACTAGAGGACACATGGCTTGGGTCTATTATTCTAAATTTCGAAGATAGAAGCATATGGTTAGGCTACACTTACTCGTTATACTGGTCAATTGTGACCCTTACAACTACCGGTTATGGTGACTTGCATGCGGTTAACACTGGAGAGAAAGTGTTTAACTTCTTTTATATGTTTTTCAACATTGGGCTCACATCATATATCATCGGAAACATGACTAATCTAATCGTTCATAGCGCTGTTAGAACCTTCGTTATG AGGGATTCGATAAACGAGATCTTGAGGTATGCAAGTAAAAACAGACTACCAGAAGGATTAAAAGAACAAATGTTGGCACATATGCAACTAAAATTCAAAACAGCAGAGCTGCAGCAACAAGAAGTTCTTGATGGCTTACCTAAGGCGATTAGATCAAGCATTGCTCAACATTTGTTTCGAAAAATGGTCGAGAAAACGTATTTGTTTAAAGGGATTTCGGAAGATCTTAGCAGCCAATTGGTGATAGATTTGAAAGCAGAATACTTTCCACCTAAAGTTGAAGTTATACTACAAAATGAGATACCAACTGATTTCTATATTATAGTTTCTGGAGCCATG GAGGTGCTAACAAATCGAAATGGAATGGAACAT TTCTTGACAAAATTAGGACCGATGGACATATTTGGTGAAATCGGTGTGTTCTTCAACATTCCTCAACCATTTACGGTGAGAAGCAAGAAACTTTCTCAAGTGGTTCGAATCAGCCATCATCACTTCAAGCAATTCGTGCAGCCACTTAATGGTGACGCAAAGATAATCATGTCTAATTTCACTCAG TACTTGAAAGACTTAGATAAGGAGGTACAAGACGAGATACCATTCTTAGCAGACCTTTTTTGTGACTTGAATATCGAG CAAGTAACGTCGCTTGACGAATCAATAAACCATGAAAGTTCGCATTATGATGATCAAGAAG GATCAATACCGATATCTAACACGCTTTCAAGATCATTTCCACTAAGGGTTATAATTCACGGACATCATCCAGATGATAAAAGAAAAGACACTGGAAAACTAGTTCAATTGCCAGAATCAGTGACTGAGTTACTGGACTTAACAG AGATGAAACTTGGAAAAAGAGGGAGTGTAATTCTAATGAAGGATGGGTCTCAAGTGGAAGATATTGATGTTTTAAGAGAAAATGATCACTTGTTCATATGTTGa